A region of Bos javanicus breed banteng chromosome 17, ARS-OSU_banteng_1.0, whole genome shotgun sequence DNA encodes the following proteins:
- the MORN3 gene encoding MORN repeat-containing protein 3 isoform X3 encodes MRFPGLAHLPLAPGLCTNWHSTSTGPKTSFLVAGGFAAFPIRGPASSVSAGRGGPCGLALQRPRVAITTPAGLWTPEHEPQAAIEAGGCGRRPHRCLPGTPDPDSAPQESAEAANMPIFKCPQKSEPLWKEWDQKAQKNGLRHQVFAVNGDHYVGEWKDNVKHDEEPEAQRVKLLALDQKAGFVPELPRTETQVGTQRERNTGLEEERSHL; translated from the exons ATGAGGTTTCCCGGGCTCGCCCACCTGCCTTTGGCACCAGGCCTGTGCACGAACTGGCACTCGACCTCCACGGGCCCAAAGACGTCCTTCCTCGTCGCGGGAGGGTTTGCAGCCTTCCCCATCCGCGGCCCCGCGAGTTCAGTCTCAGCAGGAAGGGGCGGGCCCTGCGGGTTGGCTTTGCAGAGGCCCCGCGTTGCCATAACGACCCCGGCCGGGCTCTGGACGCCAGAGCATGAACCGCAGGCAGCGATAGAAGCTGGAGGCTGCGGGCGGCGACCCCATCGCTGTTTGCCAGGGACTCCAGATCCAGACTCCGCCCCCCAGGAGAGCGCAG AAGCAGCCAACATGCCTATCTTCAAGTGCCCGCAAAAGTCGGAGCCCCTGTGGAAGGAGTGGGACCAGAAGGCCCAGAAGAATGGACTGAGGCACCAGGTGTTCGCTGTCAATGGCGACCACTACGTGGGCGAGTGGAAGGACAACGTGAAACATG atgaggaacctgaggcccagagagttaAGTTACTTGCACTAGATCAAAAAGCTGGGTTTGTTCCTGAGCTACCAAGGACTGAGACACAAGTTGGCACACAGAG
- the MORN3 gene encoding MORN repeat-containing protein 3 isoform X4 → MRFPGLAHLPLAPGLCTNWHSTSTGPKTSFLVAGGFAAFPIRGPASSVSAGRGGPCGLALQRPRVAITTPAGLWTPEHEPQAAIEAGGCGRRPHRCLPGTPDPDSAPQESAEAANMPIFKCPQKSEPLWKEWDQKAQKNGLRHQVFAVNGDHYVGEWKDNVKHGEQRGQQGTKLSLDTSHSLSWDSQDISSFSTLCNCTKHGAG, encoded by the exons ATGAGGTTTCCCGGGCTCGCCCACCTGCCTTTGGCACCAGGCCTGTGCACGAACTGGCACTCGACCTCCACGGGCCCAAAGACGTCCTTCCTCGTCGCGGGAGGGTTTGCAGCCTTCCCCATCCGCGGCCCCGCGAGTTCAGTCTCAGCAGGAAGGGGCGGGCCCTGCGGGTTGGCTTTGCAGAGGCCCCGCGTTGCCATAACGACCCCGGCCGGGCTCTGGACGCCAGAGCATGAACCGCAGGCAGCGATAGAAGCTGGAGGCTGCGGGCGGCGACCCCATCGCTGTTTGCCAGGGACTCCAGATCCAGACTCCGCCCCCCAGGAGAGCGCAG AAGCAGCCAACATGCCTATCTTCAAGTGCCCGCAAAAGTCGGAGCCCCTGTGGAAGGAGTGGGACCAGAAGGCCCAGAAGAATGGACTGAGGCACCAGGTGTTCGCTGTCAATGGCGACCACTACGTGGGCGAGTGGAAGGACAACGTGAAACATG GTGAGCAGAGGGGCCAGCAGGGAACAAAACTGTCTTTAGACACCAGCCACAGCCTCAGCTGGGACTCCCAGGACATCAGCTCATTCTCTACCCTCTGCAACTGCACTAAGCATGGAGCTGGctag